The genomic window CGTTCGGGGAGGATGCGGGTGAGAGCGCTGCGGTAGCTGCGGCTGAGCTTGTGCTTGCTGCCATCCTGAAGGAGGACGATGTACTCGCCGTGGAAATGGGCTTTGAGCTCCTTGACGCGGGCGAGGTTGATGATGGTCGACCGGTGGATGCGCGCGAATTGTGCCGGATCAAGTTGGTCTTCCAGACGGCTGAGGGATTCGCGAATGAGATAGGTCTGTTTGCCGGCGTGCAGTTTGGCATAGTAGTCGTCGGCCTCGATCCAGTCGACAGCCGCTGCTTCAACGAACTGAATACGATCACCGATCTTCACAGTGAACCTGGAAAGGAATTCGCGCGCCGGAGCCGATGAATCGCTTAGCAGGGCCAGCAGGCGTTTGGTCGTTTCGCCCAACTGTTTGTCGACGATGACGGATTTGACCCGCGCCAGGGTCTTGGCGAAGCGATCGGGATTCAGCGGTTTGAGGACGTAGTCGAGGGCGCGAGCTTCGAATGCGGCCACGGCGAAATCATCAAAGGCAGTAACGAAGACCACCAGGGGGAGTTCTTCCGGCTTGAGCTTGCGCAGGACGCCAAAGCCATCCAGCTCGGGCATTTGGACATCGAGAAAGACGAGGTGCGGGCGCAGGCGGCGGATGGCAGCGACGGCCTCTTTACCGTTACCGCACTCGCCAAGGATCGTGAATTGCGGGTCCGGCTTCAGGGCCAGGCGAATGCCTTCGCGGGCGAGCGGTTCGTCGTCGACGATCAAGGTGGTGATGAGTTCCATCAGACCGTGTCCCCTGCCGAAGCCATATTCGGGATCGTCAGTTGTGCAATAACACCGCCGGAAGGCTGGTTGGCGATCGCAAATGAATGATCGCCGCCATAGAGGTACTGCAGGCGGCGACGGGCGTTGGAGATGCCGACGCCTTCCTTGAACGCAGTAACGTCGATACCGTTGCCGTCGTCGCTGACGCTGACATTCAGCCGGTTCCCGGCAGCGGCGGCGGTGATCGTGACGCGGCCGGCATCGGCTTTACGGGCAACGCCGTGGCGGATGGCATTTTCCACGAGCAACTGGACGATGAAGCTCGGCACTGCGGCGGTCAAGGTGCCGGTTGCGACGTTGAATTCGACGCGCAGGCGTTCGCCGTAACGAACTTGCTCGATGGCGACATACTTGCGGACGAAGGCCAACTCGTCGGCGAGCGGCACCAATTGCGCGTTGTCTTTGGCCAGCACTTCGCGGAGCAAGTCGCTGAGATGGTTGAGCACCTGATTAGCGGCGGCGGTGTCGCCCTTCTGCATCAAGACGGAGATCGAGTTGAGGGTGTTGAAGAGGAAGTGGGGCTGGAGCTGTTGTTGGAGCGCTTCAAGGCGGGCGCGACCGAGTTCGGCCTCGAGCTGCGCGGCCTGCAAGGCGCGCCGGCGCGACTGGCGTTGGTAGTCGATGGCGTAGAAGACGCCGAGGATCAGGGCATAGACGAGCAACTGTGCCGGGAAGCGGCCGAACAGGGTCGGTACTACCTGGCCGACGTAATACTCCCAAGTGACCGGTTCCTGGTAAACCAGGATGGAGATGAAGACGCCGAGGCCAATCTGAATGACGGCGAAGAGTGATCCGATGAGCAAGTGAGCCAGTCCGGGAAGGAGCCAGGCGCGGGTATCAATGCGGAAGCGGCGGCCGAGCCAGAAGATAACCGGCGTGAGCGCCGCCCAGATATACCAGGCCAGTTGGAAGTCGAGCAACCATTTCCAGAATACCGTTTCGCGGCCAAGCTGCAGGTAACGGGTGTGATAGAGCACCGCCGAGAGCAACGCGGGAAGCGTGAACACCCCGAGCACGAGGAGGATGCGGCTCAGCAGGCGCGGGACGGGCGAACTGGAGACGGGGCGCATACCGGAAGTATACGAACGCGGTGGGCGCCGCCAACCAAAATTGCGCAGGGGAACGGCCTTCCGGTGCCGCCAAGCGGAAGTCGCTGCAAATCAATAATAGAGCCATTTATACTACAATTGCTTGCCTTTTGGCGCCGGAAATGGTAAATAACGATCAGGTGCGTTTGAGCGCAGGCAAGCAGTGAGATGGCGATGCCGGCGGTGGCGGTCCGGCGCCGAATTTTCTTCGCCCAGAGGCGGCGAATCACCGGTTTCGTACAAAAATTTTGCGACGATGATTTTTCCGCATCTTTTCGCGGGGCGCAGACGTAAGTACGATTCCAAAGCCGCATCGCTGCCGGGTTGGAACCCTCAATAAGTGGATGGAGGAAAAACCATGGCACTCCAATTGGGCGACATCGCCCCGGATTTCCAGCAACAGTCCACCGCGGGAGAGATCAGTCTCTATGATTATCTCGGCGACGGGTGGGGCGTGCTGTTTTCGCATCCCGCCGACTTCACGCCGGTCTGCACGACCGAGCTGGGGATGGCGGCGCGACTGAAGCCGGAATTTGACCGGCGCAACGTGCGGATGCTGGCGCTCTCGGTCGATCCGGTCGAGGCGCATCGCCAGTGGGTCGGCGACATCAACGAGACGCAGCGGACGCAGGTCAACTTCCCGATCCTCGCTGATGCCGACCGCAAAGTGAGCGATCTGTACGGGATGATTCATCCGAATGCGAACGACACGATGACCGTGCGGTCGGTGTTCGTGATCGACCCGGACAAGCGCATCAAATTGACGCTGACCTATCCAGC from Candidatus Zixiibacteriota bacterium includes these protein-coding regions:
- a CDS encoding response regulator transcription factor; the encoded protein is MIVDDEPLAREGIRLALKPDPQFTILGECGNGKEAVAAIRRLRPHLVFLDVQMPELDGFGVLRKLKPEELPLVVFVTAFDDFAVAAFEARALDYVLKPLNPDRFAKTLARVKSVIVDKQLGETTKRLLALLSDSSAPAREFLSRFTVKIGDRIQFVEAAAVDWIEADDYYAKLHAGKQTYLIRESLSRLEDQLDPAQFARIHRSTIINLARVKELKAHFHGEYIVLLQDGSKHKLSRSYRSALTRILPER
- a CDS encoding histidine kinase, whose amino-acid sequence is MRPVSSSPVPRLLSRILLVLGVFTLPALLSAVLYHTRYLQLGRETVFWKWLLDFQLAWYIWAALTPVIFWLGRRFRIDTRAWLLPGLAHLLIGSLFAVIQIGLGVFISILVYQEPVTWEYYVGQVVPTLFGRFPAQLLVYALILGVFYAIDYQRQSRRRALQAAQLEAELGRARLEALQQQLQPHFLFNTLNSISVLMQKGDTAAANQVLNHLSDLLREVLAKDNAQLVPLADELAFVRKYVAIEQVRYGERLRVEFNVATGTLTAAVPSFIVQLLVENAIRHGVARKADAGRVTITAAAAGNRLNVSVSDDGNGIDVTAFKEGVGISNARRRLQYLYGGDHSFAIANQPSGGVIAQLTIPNMASAGDTV
- a CDS encoding peroxiredoxin → MALQLGDIAPDFQQQSTAGEISLYDYLGDGWGVLFSHPADFTPVCTTELGMAARLKPEFDRRNVRMLALSVDPVEAHRQWVGDINETQRTQVNFPILADADRKVSDLYGMIHPNANDTMTVRSVFVIDPDKRIKLTLTYPASTGRNFDELLRVIDSLQLTARFSVATPVNWKQGEDVVIAPALQDAEDLKRRFPKGYTVIRPYLRMTPQPSH